In Sphingomonas sp., a single window of DNA contains:
- a CDS encoding TonB-dependent receptor gives MPLNRCVVRSLLLASTMLAAAPALAQQQADAPPPTTDSTDIVVTAQKRSESLQNVPLSIQALGTQKLDELNVSNFTDYVQQLPSVSFQALGGTPGTNVVYMRGVASGGDGNHSGSLPSVGVYLDEQPVTTIGGNLDVHVYDIARIESLSGPQGTLYGASSEAGTIRIITNQPDHKGTYGRVDGEVNTVNKGGVGGKLEGMLNLPINDMAALRLVGFYQHDAGYIDNVAGCRSYLPEPTATSCTATNGGVVVDNKAFVKKDYNETDIWGGRAALKVDLDENWTVTPAAIYQETRSHGAYGYDPKVSDLQVQHFFPEYRRDRFIQAALTIEGKLGNWDLTYAGAYLDRRDTQSSDYTDYAEAYDSLYSSVGGLAGYFYFSDNAGNPIDPRQRIVATDHFKKLSQELRIASPSSDRLRLVAGLFYQRQSNDILQDYRVTGLADALSVNGHPGTLWYTQQHRVDRDYAAFGEVSYDLTDKLTATAGGRAFIYDNTLIGFFGFGRNPADGFSATPYNGAGSSRTGVAQCFTSDGIRLRDAVDAGASTTLLPAAVAGGPCTNLAVYARGAGLVPVRAQGQGATYRFNLSWKPVQGILLYGTVSRGFRPGGINRRVDVAPYQADFLTNYELGAKTTWLDGALRLNAAVYQQDWNKFQFSFLGANSFTEIHNGPNARIRGVEADAAFTRGGLSLTAAGSYTDAKTTRNLCLFDDPSFTCAGPDNLVSAPKGTRLPITPQVKLSGTARYTVPVGSAKGYGQATVSHQSSAASDIRTAILQTGTGAIVSPADQLGRLAAFTTVGLAAGVNFERFNIELFVSNVADERGQLSRFQECGSCGQRTYIVPIAPRTIGLRAGAKF, from the coding sequence ATGCCGCTCAATCGGTGCGTCGTCCGTTCGCTGCTGCTTGCTTCCACCATGCTCGCCGCCGCGCCGGCGCTGGCCCAGCAGCAAGCGGATGCCCCGCCACCGACCACCGACTCGACGGATATCGTCGTCACCGCGCAAAAGCGCAGCGAGAGCCTGCAGAACGTCCCCCTTAGCATCCAGGCGCTGGGCACGCAGAAGCTCGACGAGCTGAACGTCAGCAACTTCACCGATTACGTCCAGCAGCTGCCCTCGGTCTCGTTTCAGGCGCTGGGGGGCACGCCGGGCACCAATGTCGTCTATATGCGCGGCGTCGCCTCGGGCGGCGACGGCAACCATTCGGGATCGCTGCCCTCGGTGGGCGTCTATCTCGACGAACAGCCGGTCACCACGATCGGCGGCAACCTCGACGTCCATGTCTACGACATCGCCCGGATCGAGAGCCTGTCGGGGCCGCAGGGCACGCTGTACGGCGCCTCGTCGGAAGCGGGCACGATCCGCATCATCACCAACCAGCCCGATCACAAGGGCACCTATGGCCGGGTCGACGGCGAGGTGAACACGGTCAACAAGGGCGGCGTCGGCGGCAAGCTGGAAGGCATGCTCAACCTGCCGATCAACGACATGGCGGCGCTGCGCCTGGTCGGCTTCTACCAGCATGACGCAGGCTATATCGACAATGTCGCCGGCTGCCGCAGCTACCTGCCCGAGCCGACGGCCACGTCGTGCACCGCTACCAACGGCGGTGTCGTCGTCGACAACAAGGCCTTCGTGAAGAAGGACTATAACGAGACCGACATCTGGGGCGGCCGCGCCGCGCTGAAGGTGGATCTGGACGAGAATTGGACGGTCACGCCTGCCGCGATCTACCAGGAAACCCGCAGCCACGGCGCCTATGGCTATGATCCCAAGGTCAGCGACCTCCAGGTCCAGCATTTCTTCCCCGAATATCGCCGCGACCGCTTCATCCAGGCGGCGCTGACCATCGAGGGCAAGCTGGGCAATTGGGACCTTACCTATGCCGGCGCCTATCTCGACCGGCGCGACACCCAGTCCAGCGACTATACCGATTATGCCGAGGCCTATGACTCGCTCTATTCGTCGGTGGGCGGCCTCGCGGGCTATTTCTACTTCTCGGACAATGCCGGCAATCCGATCGACCCACGCCAGCGCATCGTCGCCACCGACCACTTCAAGAAGCTGAGCCAGGAACTGCGGATCGCCTCGCCCTCGAGCGATCGCCTGCGGCTGGTCGCGGGGCTGTTCTACCAGCGTCAGTCGAACGACATCCTCCAGGATTACCGCGTGACCGGCCTTGCCGACGCCTTGTCGGTCAACGGTCATCCGGGCACTCTGTGGTACACCCAGCAGCACCGGGTCGACCGCGACTATGCCGCATTCGGCGAAGTGAGTTATGACCTTACCGACAAGCTGACGGCCACGGCGGGCGGCCGCGCGTTTATCTATGACAACACATTGATCGGCTTTTTCGGCTTCGGTCGCAACCCGGCCGACGGCTTCAGCGCGACGCCCTATAACGGCGCGGGCAGCTCGCGAACCGGTGTTGCGCAGTGCTTCACCAGCGATGGGATACGGTTGCGCGACGCCGTCGATGCGGGCGCTAGCACGACGCTGTTGCCCGCGGCGGTGGCGGGCGGGCCGTGCACCAACCTCGCCGTCTACGCGCGCGGTGCCGGGCTGGTGCCGGTGCGGGCGCAGGGGCAGGGGGCGACCTATCGCTTCAACCTCAGCTGGAAGCCGGTGCAGGGCATCCTGCTCTACGGCACCGTCTCGCGCGGCTTCCGCCCGGGCGGCATCAATCGCCGCGTCGACGTGGCGCCCTACCAGGCCGATTTTCTCACCAATTACGAACTCGGCGCTAAGACGACGTGGCTCGATGGCGCGTTGCGGCTGAACGCGGCGGTCTATCAGCAGGATTGGAACAAGTTCCAATTCTCCTTCCTCGGCGCGAATAGCTTCACCGAGATCCACAATGGCCCGAACGCCCGGATCCGCGGCGTGGAGGCGGATGCGGCGTTCACCCGCGGCGGCCTCTCGCTGACCGCGGCGGGCAGCTATACCGATGCCAAGACGACCCGGAACCTGTGCCTGTTCGACGACCCCAGCTTCACCTGCGCGGGCCCCGACAATCTCGTCTCCGCGCCCAAGGGGACGCGACTGCCGATCACCCCGCAGGTCAAGCTGAGCGGCACCGCGCGCTATACGGTGCCAGTGGGGAGCGCCAAGGGCTATGGCCAGGCGACCGTGTCGCACCAGAGCTCGGCCGCCTCCGACATCCGCACGGCGATCCTCCAGACGGGGACGGGGGCGATCGTCAGCCCGGCCGACCAGCTCGGGCGGCTCGCGGCGTTCACCACCGTGGGGCTTGCCGCCGGCGTGAACTTCGAGCGGTTCAACATCGAGCTGTTCGTCAGCAACGTCGCCGACGAGCGCGGCCAGCTGTCGCGTTTCCAGGAATGCGGCTCGTGCGGGCAGCGGACCTATATCGTGCCGATCGCTCCGCGC